The DNA region TGAAGTCCAGGCCTTTGCTCGCCTTGAGAGGCAGACCCGCGATTTCGCTACCCTGACCCTCCAGGCTGATGCCAAAGCCGTGAAGCTCACTGATGATGAGATCAAGGCTTACTACGACGAGAATGCCAAGCAGTTCATGAGTCCTGAGCAAGTTGTGCTCGAGTACCTTGAGCTGAAAAAGGAAGCCTTCTTCGACAAGGTTGAAGTCAAAGACGAAGACCTGCAGGCGCTCTATCAGAAGGAAGTTTCCAATCTGGCCGAGCAGCGCCAAGCTGCGCATATTCTCGTTGAGATCAACGATAAGCAGACCGACGAACAGGCCAAGACGAAGATCGAAGAAGTCAAAAAACGCCTGGCCCAAGGTGAAGACTTCGCGGTACTGGCCAAAGAGTTCTCTCAAGACCCTGGCTCCGCTGCCAACGGTGGTGACCTTGGTTATGCCGGCCCAGGAGTCTACGACCCCGCCTTCGAAGAGGCGCTCTATGCCTTGCAGAAGAACGAAGTATCCGCTCCAGTGCGCAGTACTTACGGCTGGCATCTGATCAAGTTGCTGGGTGTACAGGCTCCAGAAGTCCCAAGCTTTGCCAGTTTGAAAGATAAACTGACGCGTGACCTGAAGACGCAGCAAGTTGAACAGCGTTTCGTCGAAGTGACGAAAGAGTTGGAAAGCTCTGCATTCGAGGCTTCCGACCTGGCACAGCCGGCTCAAGAGCAAGGGCTGGTAGTCAAAACCAGCGCACCTTTCGGTCGTGATGGGGGCGAAGGTCTGACGGCTAACCGCCAAGTCATTCAGGCGGCGTTCAGCCCTGAGGTATTGGAGGAGGGTGCCAATAGCGGGGCTATCGAACTGGATCCCGATACGGTGGTGATCCTGCGCGCCAAAGAGCATAAGAAGCCTGAGCAATTGCCGCTCGAGCAGGTGGTCGCCAGTATCCGCGAGCACTTGACGCAGGTGCGGGCTAGCGAGGCTGTTGAGGCTAAAGGCCAGGCGTTGCTAAGCGCTTTACGTGAAGGCAAAACGCCGGTGGCGCAGGCGCAGGCGCAGGATGGTCAGGCCTGGAAGGTCGTGGAAGCGGCGACGCGCAGCCAGGAAGGTGTTGAGCCGGTCGTACTGCAAGCACTTTTTCGCATGCCGAAGCCTGAAGGCGCCGACAAGCCTAGCTTTGCGGGTGTGACGCTGGGCAATGGCGATTACGTGTTGCTGCAGCTGAAAGGTGTCAGTGAGCCGGAAGAAGCGTTAAGCGATGAAGAGAAGGGGATGTATCGCCGTTTCTTGGCATCGCGCAGTGGCCAGCAGGATTTTGCTGCCTTCCGTAACCAGCTGGAAGCCAAGGCGAAGATCGAGCGCTTCTAAGCGCACGCTATTCTGCCCATGAAAAAGGCCGCTCATTGAGCGGCCTTTTCTTTGTGCGCCAGGCATGGCGCGTTGCGCGTAAGCGCAGCCAGCTTGGCTGTGGTGGCCACGCTGGTGACTTGGAGGTGAAAGTCCTCTGCACACCCGGCAAGGGGAAGTGTTAGTCGAAGGCAAGGGTGTCGCGGGCGACTGCGAATCTGAAGGAAGCCCTAGGCAAAATGCTGGCCTGACGAACAGGAAGCGGATAGAGGCGGCGTGGTGGGGTGAGGTGGCAAAGATCACTAAAGCCCAATACTTGCACGGAACGCTACGACGTAGATCCGACAGGCATAAGCAGGAAGGTCGCGCGAATTACCCTGGGAGATCTGTACGTTTGCCACTGTGCTACCTCGCGCCGCGAGGCGCCGGGATGAGCGTGCAGAAGTCAGCCGAGGCCGTAGTAAGTGGCGAATAACCGCGCCACCAAGGGCCGAACAGGTTATGCCGCCAGTAGGCGTCAGAGTCTCGTTGAATACCGAAATGCAGAAATTTCTCCCAGAGAAGACTGTTACTCCGAGTCCCGGACAGAATCCGAGGGCAACGACTGACAGCGTGCAGGTATCGACGGCGTCTGTGGCGTGAACGAAAGCGGAGCCGGACACGCTGATGGCGCGGGTACTTGCACCGGCCAACCTCAAGCGTGCGTATCACCGCGTGGTCAGCAACAAGGGCGCGCCGGGTGCCGATGGCATGACGGTCGACGAATTAGCGGGCTACGTGAAACAGTATTGGCCAACCCTCAAGGCAAGGCTGCTGGCCGGCGAGTATCACCCACAAGGTGTACGCGCCGTCGAAATTCCCAAGCCCAAAGGCGGCACAAGACAGCTGGGTATCCCCAGCGTCGTGGACCGCTTGATCCAACAGGCACTGCTGCAACAGCTCACGCCGATCTTCGACCCACTGTTCTCAGATTACAGCTACGGCTTCCGTCCGGGCAGAAGCGCTCACCAAGCTATCGAAACAGCCCGTGCCCATGTGGCGGCGGGTCACCGCTGGTGCGTGGAACTCGATCTGGAGAAGTTCTTTGATCGGGTCAGCCGCGATGTGTTGATGGCCCATGTGCAGCGTCAAGTTGAAGACAAACGGGTGCTCAGGCTTATTCGCCGTTATCTCGAGGCCGGAGTGATGTCGGGCGGGATCGCCAGTCGACGGCAGGAAGGGACGCCGCAAGGCGGCCCGCTCTCGCCGTTGCTGTCGAACATTCTGCTCAACGAGCTCGACCAAGAGCTGACGCGGCGGGGCCATCGCTTCGTGCGT from Pseudomonas cavernicola includes:
- a CDS encoding SurA N-terminal domain-containing protein: MLQNIRDNSQGWIAKTIIGVIVVLMALTGFDAIFNATGSRQSAADVNAEEISQNELSQAVEMQRRQLMQKLGKDFDASLLDDKLLREAALKGLIERKLLLQGAKDSDFAFSQPAIDQLVLQTPEFQVDGKFSSTRFDEVIRQMGYTRLQFRQMLEQEMLIGQLRAGLAGSGFVTDDEVQAFARLERQTRDFATLTLQADAKAVKLTDDEIKAYYDENAKQFMSPEQVVLEYLELKKEAFFDKVEVKDEDLQALYQKEVSNLAEQRQAAHILVEINDKQTDEQAKTKIEEVKKRLAQGEDFAVLAKEFSQDPGSAANGGDLGYAGPGVYDPAFEEALYALQKNEVSAPVRSTYGWHLIKLLGVQAPEVPSFASLKDKLTRDLKTQQVEQRFVEVTKELESSAFEASDLAQPAQEQGLVVKTSAPFGRDGGEGLTANRQVIQAAFSPEVLEEGANSGAIELDPDTVVILRAKEHKKPEQLPLEQVVASIREHLTQVRASEAVEAKGQALLSALREGKTPVAQAQAQDGQAWKVVEAATRSQEGVEPVVLQALFRMPKPEGADKPSFAGVTLGNGDYVLLQLKGVSEPEEALSDEEKGMYRRFLASRSGQQDFAAFRNQLEAKAKIERF